One window of the Desulfonatronovibrio magnus genome contains the following:
- a CDS encoding molybdenum cofactor biosynthesis protein MoaE: MDISKAISELKKEPGFTDNVGMLLVHNGVVRSWSRKDRSSVSKIEVIPNFNKIEEIRQQFEKRTGIFRIVVHANQGVLKPGDDLLFIIVAGDIRENVKPVLSDILDTLKKDAITKKEMP; the protein is encoded by the coding sequence ATGGATATTTCAAAAGCAATAAGTGAATTAAAAAAAGAGCCAGGGTTCACAGATAATGTCGGCATGCTTCTGGTGCACAACGGAGTAGTCAGGTCCTGGTCCAGAAAAGATCGTTCCAGCGTCTCTAAAATTGAAGTTATACCGAACTTTAACAAAATTGAGGAGATCAGACAACAATTTGAAAAAAGGACAGGAATTTTCCGAATCGTTGTTCATGCCAACCAGGGTGTTCTCAAGCCTGGAGATGACCTGCTGTTCATCATAGTTGCCGGAGACATCAGGGAAAATGTCAAACCGGTGCTCTCAGATATTCTGGATACCCTTAAAAAAGATGCCATAACCAAAAAGGAGATGCCCTGA
- a CDS encoding tetratricopeptide repeat protein → MYKLSSLLSQLPQIPHPQLISQGYGVWIIWEHELPDSIPETLRSYGGWQVAQSGRQALWVFNSREVLFACAQIYKWFCQEGIKLSLLVFPVKIFITSGLEHSLVVDDKIYEINVGRLVEFEVWMHVRLKEAALGYYGLKFEAPTSSFMPYSGQWFILKVGESSSFTTELNWLFIVKPAAASSVAGSTKNWEQQKKQLISDAHRDGFSVDDKGEYLSIEIEGIRQLKSWVILVLSVFQELKPGKIIACHLVCLELKKNKKTFWSPDKLGLDWAQASPDTLYIPLKHVFQLGHGFEIVDENISREKSINAFVGLKIDINLIGDIEQRIDVFMPESLTKGNHDHCFYCGLRLHKLQTCPSRNMFTLDQVWDQLAKLNLADLSEALEQLGREIESGVNPEEILRKTSSVGLIMRAILVINYPAQHRTIRMVWRSRGRDWPEALRQLSNLEENPVWSALENFRMRQIGVAEASAKKIFVRYSRDFQPKNLLGFIALEKENEKEAVTYFDEAIALSYTPLQKAWHTYLKARMKEVQNDLGAAQSLYQDALKAAPGMNEARYRQGVCMVKAGHIDQALAHMGKLIRDDPVYFTHVIIDPELFKGHAHFMSGLHSFWQSSLKESQEAEDFFPKLENKINNWFGSDHPAGRRFLQRLEFLRQFSGIDNYAARIKIIKGVRELSNDISHMIEQEVLRVKKETKALWERLKRIKNKVSWFPLMRIFMGKFNRVYTSCANNLKKAGKTDPGKASGFRQIQEYIKLGAENVAVLEKRIAFITTVGDGLFFVLLMFRSFLWTLVIVLLISAAVIPGVVYLGMRTESEWALTFFSQRIDVFNIGLIVISIFSLGWAAVRTVLSFEKKKSAYLRKKGFGN, encoded by the coding sequence ATGTATAAACTTTCTTCACTTTTGTCTCAGCTCCCTCAGATACCACATCCTCAGCTCATAAGTCAGGGCTATGGAGTATGGATAATCTGGGAGCATGAACTGCCTGACTCAATACCAGAAACATTGCGCAGTTATGGCGGATGGCAGGTAGCTCAGTCAGGCAGACAGGCTTTGTGGGTTTTTAACTCCCGAGAAGTTTTGTTTGCCTGTGCTCAGATTTACAAGTGGTTCTGTCAGGAAGGCATTAAATTATCCTTACTGGTATTCCCGGTCAAGATATTTATTACCAGTGGACTCGAGCATTCGCTGGTTGTGGATGACAAGATTTATGAAATTAACGTCGGCCGTCTTGTAGAGTTTGAAGTTTGGATGCATGTTCGTCTGAAGGAGGCAGCGCTTGGTTATTATGGTCTCAAGTTTGAGGCTCCAACTTCATCATTTATGCCTTACTCAGGCCAATGGTTTATTTTAAAAGTAGGAGAGTCGTCATCCTTTACAACTGAACTTAACTGGCTCTTTATTGTCAAGCCTGCTGCCGCTTCTTCAGTTGCTGGATCAACAAAAAACTGGGAACAGCAGAAAAAGCAACTTATCAGTGATGCACATAGAGACGGATTTTCAGTCGATGATAAGGGAGAGTATTTAAGTATTGAAATAGAGGGAATAAGGCAGTTAAAAAGCTGGGTGATTCTGGTTTTGTCAGTATTTCAGGAGTTAAAGCCAGGTAAGATTATTGCCTGTCACCTTGTATGTCTTGAATTGAAAAAAAACAAAAAAACTTTCTGGAGTCCGGATAAACTTGGTTTAGACTGGGCGCAGGCCAGTCCGGATACATTGTATATTCCTTTAAAGCATGTATTTCAGCTTGGTCATGGTTTTGAAATCGTTGATGAGAACATATCGCGAGAAAAAAGCATCAATGCCTTTGTAGGGCTAAAAATTGATATCAATCTTATCGGTGATATCGAACAACGCATTGATGTTTTCATGCCCGAATCTCTAACAAAGGGAAATCATGACCACTGCTTTTATTGTGGCCTGAGACTGCATAAGCTGCAAACTTGTCCTTCGCGCAACATGTTTACTTTGGATCAGGTCTGGGACCAATTGGCAAAGCTCAACCTCGCAGATCTTTCAGAAGCTCTGGAGCAGCTGGGCAGGGAGATAGAATCCGGTGTGAACCCGGAGGAAATTTTGCGCAAAACCTCGTCTGTTGGACTAATTATGAGGGCTATTCTGGTAATTAATTATCCTGCTCAGCACAGGACCATCAGGATGGTGTGGCGAAGCAGGGGCAGGGACTGGCCTGAAGCCCTGCGTCAATTAAGTAACCTTGAAGAAAACCCGGTCTGGAGCGCTTTGGAAAATTTTAGAATGAGACAGATTGGTGTAGCCGAGGCAAGTGCCAAAAAGATTTTTGTCAGGTATTCAAGAGATTTTCAGCCCAAAAATCTTTTGGGCTTTATTGCGCTGGAAAAAGAAAACGAGAAGGAGGCCGTTACTTATTTTGATGAGGCCATAGCCCTGAGCTATACTCCTTTGCAAAAGGCCTGGCATACTTATCTTAAGGCCAGGATGAAAGAGGTTCAAAATGATCTTGGCGCGGCTCAAAGTCTTTATCAGGACGCTCTCAAGGCAGCCCCAGGGATGAATGAAGCCAGATATCGTCAGGGAGTGTGCATGGTCAAAGCTGGTCATATAGATCAGGCACTGGCTCATATGGGCAAGCTGATCAGAGATGATCCCGTTTATTTTACTCATGTCATTATTGATCCTGAGCTGTTTAAAGGACATGCCCACTTTATGTCTGGGCTGCACTCTTTCTGGCAGTCTTCGCTTAAGGAAAGCCAGGAAGCTGAGGATTTTTTTCCCAAACTGGAAAACAAGATAAACAACTGGTTCGGGTCGGATCATCCCGCAGGGCGCAGATTTTTGCAACGTTTAGAATTTCTTCGTCAATTTTCTGGTATAGATAATTATGCTGCAAGAATAAAAATTATCAAAGGGGTGCGCGAGCTTTCCAATGACATTTCACATATGATTGAACAGGAGGTTTTGAGGGTCAAAAAAGAAACCAAAGCTCTTTGGGAAAGATTGAAGCGTATAAAAAACAAGGTTTCATGGTTTCCTCTTATGAGGATTTTCATGGGAAAATTCAACAGGGTTTACACGTCATGTGCCAACAATCTGAAGAAAGCAGGAAAGACAGACCCCGGCAAAGCCAGTGGTTTCAGGCAGATTCAGGAATATATTAAGCTTGGTGCAGAGAATGTGGCAGTGCTGGAGAAACGCATTGCATTCATTACTACAGTGGGAGACGGGCTTTTTTTTGTATTGTTGATGTTCAGATCATTTCTCTGGACCTTGGTCATTGTGCTTCTAATTTCTGCAGCGGTAATACCGGGAGTGGTTTATCTCGGTATGCGGACAGAATCTGAATGGGCCCTTACTTTCTTCAGTCAGAGAATAGATGTTTTCAATATCGGTTTGATCGTAATATCCATTTTTTCTCTTGGCTGGGCTGCTGTGAGGACGGTTTTAAGTTTTGAAAAAAAGAAATCAGCTTATTTGCGCAAAAAAGGTTTTGGTAACTGA
- a CDS encoding TusE/DsrC/DsvC family sulfur relay protein: MAVVEFQGKQFEVDEDGFLQRFEDWSPEWVDYVKESEGIKELTDEHNKVIEFLQDYYKKNGIAPMVRILSKVTGFKLKHIYELFPSGPGKGACKMAGLPKPTGCV; this comes from the coding sequence ATGGCAGTTGTGGAATTTCAGGGGAAACAATTTGAGGTAGATGAAGATGGTTTCCTGCAAAGGTTTGAGGACTGGAGCCCTGAGTGGGTGGACTATGTTAAAGAAAGTGAAGGAATCAAGGAACTGACCGATGAACATAACAAAGTAATCGAATTTCTGCAGGATTACTACAAAAAGAACGGTATTGCCCCTATGGTTCGCATCCTGTCCAAAGTAACCGGATTCAAGCTCAAACACATTTATGAGCTTTTTCCATCTGGTCCTGGTAAAGGAGCATGTAAGATGGCAGGGCTTCCCAAGCCTACCGGTTGTGTATAA
- a CDS encoding class I SAM-dependent methyltransferase: MQASEVLAENNLQALLDKASQFFEVDFENVRVGEHTLQILQITDIEKYVDMLAEESKEKIELPFWAKIWPASILLSYYITSLDTNEEKKIIELGSGIGIAGLFAAAMGFKVILSDNNPMALLFAKINILKNNLSSAAEVMPVDFTADRLGQTFDYIIGSEIFYKESAYRGLVKFLLAHLDNKQDSEVVLAADYRRQAKKFFQVATKEFHIDQKNIGYKGTDQNADNEKFLCAIYRMKARKK; the protein is encoded by the coding sequence TTGCAAGCCTCTGAAGTACTCGCTGAAAACAACCTCCAGGCCTTGCTTGATAAGGCCTCACAATTTTTTGAAGTTGATTTTGAAAATGTGCGAGTAGGTGAACATACCTTGCAGATTCTGCAAATCACTGACATTGAAAAATATGTGGATATGCTGGCGGAAGAGTCAAAAGAAAAAATAGAACTTCCTTTCTGGGCCAAAATCTGGCCGGCTTCCATTCTTTTAAGTTATTACATCACTTCATTAGATACTAATGAGGAAAAAAAAATTATTGAACTGGGCAGCGGCATTGGAATTGCTGGCCTTTTTGCTGCAGCTATGGGTTTTAAAGTTATTCTGTCTGATAATAACCCAATGGCACTTCTTTTCGCCAAAATAAACATCCTGAAGAATAACCTGTCATCCGCGGCTGAGGTAATGCCGGTGGACTTTACTGCTGATCGCCTCGGACAGACATTCGACTATATCATTGGTTCGGAAATTTTTTACAAAGAGAGTGCTTACAGAGGTCTGGTAAAATTTCTGCTGGCACATTTAGATAATAAACAAGACTCAGAAGTTGTCCTGGCTGCAGATTATCGCAGACAGGCTAAAAAATTTTTTCAGGTTGCTACAAAAGAATTTCATATTGATCAGAAAAATATTGGTTACAAAGGCACTGATCAAAATGCAGATAACGAAAAATTTCTTTGCGCCATATACCGTATGAAAGCCAGAAAAAAATGA
- a CDS encoding YcaO-like family protein: MISIGKSLKNYTQDADKSVSPQHTVDTATKAFSRHGGSILSELRRIDTGRLEIPVYLSISGVKARETMPTRKQMGKGSTPVQAKASALMELAERFSYFSFVQNQANFHSMPWNQAQKTFNDSLIPLDEIIKSTGDDISTELASKVLSLVQWQFTPATLIHKEQEVQIPFNWFKKLNEFNGCSAGNTHEESILQGACELVERHCCAVIDSSQKITPTIDQDTVNDPVLSDLINRFRDKKIKLILKDFTLDMPVPTVAALAYDPATFPGLSEIVFTAGTATSPEKAAIRALTEVAQLAGDFESAGNYEASGLSKFSSLDQIAWIQEGPLKSISSLPNIANQDMGQELKDLCQALETLGFNLYSLSTHNDKLNIPAHYNFIPGFKFRERTINAGIGLITGRILAEETEPATAIYGLEQLSELLPGTFYQPFFQGLLNIRLGDHEQAVSKFTEALPLQPDNESIALCAFYAAYALTLRQKWTDAFPYLNQAIACDSLVKEYFNLRGVAFYKQQRYENAINDFLKAIELDSGSAMDLANLGLCYLETGKKQAARETLSKALELDPDLKFARKKLDEMTL, translated from the coding sequence ATGATTTCCATCGGAAAATCCCTAAAAAACTACACCCAGGACGCTGATAAGTCTGTCAGCCCACAACATACAGTGGATACAGCAACAAAAGCCTTTTCCAGGCATGGCGGCTCAATATTGTCGGAACTTCGCCGCATTGATACAGGCAGACTGGAAATTCCGGTTTACTTGAGTATATCCGGGGTAAAAGCCAGAGAAACTATGCCCACCCGCAAACAGATGGGCAAAGGATCAACTCCTGTTCAGGCCAAGGCTTCCGCCCTCATGGAACTTGCAGAACGCTTTTCTTATTTCAGCTTTGTCCAGAATCAGGCCAATTTTCATTCCATGCCCTGGAACCAGGCACAAAAAACCTTCAATGATTCATTGATTCCCTTAGATGAAATTATTAAGTCTACTGGAGATGACATCTCCACTGAACTTGCCTCAAAAGTGCTGTCCCTGGTGCAATGGCAATTCACTCCTGCTACCCTTATCCATAAAGAACAGGAAGTGCAGATACCTTTCAACTGGTTCAAAAAGTTAAATGAATTTAACGGATGCAGTGCCGGAAATACCCATGAAGAGTCCATTTTACAGGGAGCCTGTGAGCTTGTGGAAAGGCATTGTTGTGCTGTTATCGATTCAAGTCAAAAGATTACACCCACCATTGATCAGGATACAGTAAATGATCCGGTCCTGAGTGATCTCATTAACAGGTTTCGCGATAAAAAAATCAAATTGATCCTTAAGGACTTTACTCTTGATATGCCCGTCCCTACTGTTGCGGCATTGGCTTATGATCCTGCAACTTTTCCAGGTTTGAGTGAAATTGTTTTTACTGCAGGCACAGCCACCTCTCCAGAAAAAGCAGCCATCCGTGCACTGACTGAGGTAGCCCAGCTCGCAGGAGATTTTGAAAGCGCAGGCAATTATGAAGCTTCAGGGCTTTCCAAGTTCTCCAGCCTGGATCAGATTGCCTGGATTCAAGAGGGTCCCTTGAAAAGTATCTCATCTCTGCCCAATATCGCTAACCAGGATATGGGCCAGGAACTCAAGGATCTGTGCCAGGCCCTTGAGACCCTTGGATTCAATCTTTACTCACTATCCACTCACAATGACAAACTGAATATCCCTGCCCACTACAACTTTATTCCAGGCTTTAAGTTCAGGGAAAGAACCATTAATGCCGGTATAGGGCTCATAACCGGGCGGATACTTGCTGAAGAAACTGAGCCTGCAACAGCCATTTACGGGTTGGAGCAATTATCAGAACTTTTACCTGGAACTTTTTACCAGCCTTTTTTCCAGGGATTGCTGAACATCCGCCTTGGAGATCATGAACAGGCTGTGTCAAAGTTCACAGAAGCACTGCCCCTTCAGCCTGACAATGAATCAATAGCGTTATGCGCCTTTTATGCGGCTTACGCATTGACGCTCAGGCAAAAGTGGACAGACGCTTTTCCGTATCTTAATCAGGCAATAGCTTGTGACTCTTTGGTCAAGGAATACTTCAATCTCAGAGGAGTTGCTTTTTACAAGCAACAAAGATATGAAAACGCCATTAACGACTTCTTGAAAGCCATTGAACTTGACAGCGGCTCTGCCATGGATCTGGCCAACCTGGGCTTATGTTACTTAGAAACCGGAAAAAAACAAGCTGCTCGGGAGACTCTTTCCAAGGCTTTAGAGCTGGATCCTGATTTAAAATTCGCAAGAAAAAAGCTTGATGAAATGACTTTGTGA
- a CDS encoding MFS transporter, translating into MTAPSDFKTFIPPLLSLTGLFFLNFLTRIILSPFLVYIRQDFDLSIAQSGELFLLLSLGYSIGLFGSAFISSQINHRTVVIISALGVGAALCIAALSVSILQLRACLLVTGLFGGLYFPSGFALLTSMVVPAHWGKAIAIHEIAPNLSFVTAPLLAELFIRTGLGWRWMLVLVGLYAFLAFVMFVRICRCGEEKTEKPNPSTYKQVARKPAFWALLVFFSLAVGSTQGVFAQTPMYLITSTSINPDWVNYLLSISRISGIFLVFWAGYMVDTLGVRRSLFIFMGLTGLCTMGLGVLGGSLLIAAVIIQPTMASCYFPAGFAALSKSFSAGMRPIAISLIIPTAVLVGGGVIPTVLGYFGDKDMFGTGFMLLGAVICLSVAAIRMLPVDE; encoded by the coding sequence ATGACTGCACCTTCGGACTTCAAAACTTTTATCCCACCCCTGCTCAGCCTGACTGGTCTTTTTTTTCTGAACTTTCTGACCAGGATAATTCTTTCACCTTTTCTCGTATATATAAGGCAGGATTTTGATCTGAGCATTGCCCAGTCCGGTGAGCTATTTCTGCTGCTTTCCCTTGGCTACAGCATTGGACTTTTTGGTTCAGCCTTTATTTCGTCACAAATAAACCACAGAACAGTAGTTATTATTTCAGCTCTTGGCGTTGGCGCAGCCTTATGCATAGCAGCCTTGAGTGTGTCAATTCTTCAGTTAAGAGCATGCCTGCTGGTTACTGGTCTGTTTGGAGGGTTGTATTTTCCTTCAGGCTTTGCTCTGCTGACTTCCATGGTAGTGCCTGCTCACTGGGGTAAAGCCATTGCGATTCATGAGATAGCACCCAATCTGAGCTTTGTAACTGCTCCACTTCTCGCTGAGCTATTCATAAGGACAGGGCTTGGGTGGCGCTGGATGCTTGTGCTGGTGGGTTTGTATGCGTTTCTGGCATTTGTAATGTTTGTCAGGATATGCCGCTGCGGGGAAGAAAAGACAGAAAAACCCAACCCCTCAACTTACAAACAGGTGGCAAGGAAACCGGCTTTCTGGGCTTTGCTGGTATTTTTCAGCCTTGCTGTAGGTTCTACCCAGGGGGTCTTTGCTCAGACCCCCATGTATCTGATAACATCTACCAGTATCAATCCAGACTGGGTAAACTATCTGCTGTCCATTTCCAGAATTTCAGGAATATTTCTTGTATTCTGGGCCGGATATATGGTTGATACACTCGGTGTTCGGCGATCCTTGTTTATTTTTATGGGCTTGACCGGTCTGTGCACCATGGGCCTGGGAGTTCTGGGCGGCAGCCTGTTAATAGCAGCAGTAATTATCCAGCCAACCATGGCCAGTTGCTATTTTCCTGCCGGTTTTGCGGCCCTGTCCAAAAGCTTTTCAGCTGGCATGCGTCCCATTGCCATTTCTCTTATTATTCCCACAGCAGTCCTTGTGGGAGGTGGAGTTATTCCCACTGTACTAGGCTATTTTGGAGACAAAGATATGTTCGGCACCGGGTTCATGCTGCTGGGTGCTGTCATCTGTTTGAGTGTAGCGGCCATCCGCATGCTTCCTGTAGATGAATGA